The following proteins are co-located in the candidate division WOR-3 bacterium genome:
- the rpsG gene encoding 30S ribosomal protein S7 codes for MRRRRAPEREVSPDPKYGSVIAAKFINNLMWDGKKTIAQKIFYKAIELIEQKTKSNGIEIFEKAIENVKPKLEVRPRRVGGATYQVPVEVRPKRQLSLAIKWIIRAARSRPERRMYERLANEIIEASQNQGGAIKTKENVHKMAEANKVFAHYKW; via the coding sequence ATGAGGAGAAGAAGAGCTCCTGAACGTGAGGTCTCACCTGATCCCAAATATGGGTCTGTTATTGCTGCCAAGTTTATCAACAATTTGATGTGGGACGGAAAAAAGACCATTGCTCAAAAGATTTTCTACAAGGCCATTGAACTTATTGAGCAGAAAACGAAAAGCAACGGAATCGAAATCTTTGAGAAAGCCATTGAGAATGTTAAGCCAAAGCTTGAGGTAAGACCAAGAAGGGTTGGTGGTGCAACCTATCAGGTTCCCGTTGAAGTACGTCCTAAGAGACAGCTCTCCCTGGCTATAAAGTGGATTATAAGGGCTGCAAGGTCGAGGCCAGAAAGAAGGATGTATGAAAGACTGGCCAATGAGATAATTGAAGCTTCCCAAAATCAAGGGGGAGCAATTAAGACAAAAGAAAACGTTCACAAGATGGCTGAAGCGAACAAGGTGTTTGCCCACTATAAGTGGTAA
- the rpsL gene encoding 30S ribosomal protein S12, with the protein MPTINQLVRLGRTPKKRKSKSPALDGCPQKRGVCIRVYTTTPKKPNSALRKVAKVRLSNGKEVIAYIPGEGHNLQEHSVVLVRGGRVKDLPGVKYHIIRGKYDAAGVEGRKNSRSLYGTKKPKK; encoded by the coding sequence ATGCCGACAATTAATCAACTTGTTAGGTTGGGCAGGACGCCAAAGAAAAGAAAATCAAAGTCTCCTGCCCTGGATGGCTGTCCTCAAAAGAGAGGAGTTTGTATAAGGGTTTATACGACTACTCCTAAGAAGCCTAATTCTGCTTTGAGAAAGGTTGCTAAGGTTCGCTTATCTAACGGGAAAGAGGTGATAGCGTACATACCGGGTGAAGGGCATAACCTCCAGGAACACTCTGTGGTGCTGGTGAGGGGTGGCAGGGTTAAGGATCTTCCGGGTGTGAAGTATCACATAATTAGAGGAAAATACGATGCCGCGGGCGTTGAGGGTAGGAAAAATTCAAGGTCCCTTTACGGGACTAAAAAGCCCAAAAAATAA